Genomic window (Vampirovibrionales bacterium):
TTGAGTTCGGCTTCCAGTGCGCGTAGTCGGTGCTGCAGGCCGGTTTTATAGGTTTGCAGGGTCTGGCGCTTCTCGTCGCGCGCTTGACGGCGTAAGGCATCGGCCTGGGTGAAGGCCGCTTGGGCATCTTCGCGCGCCACGATGGCGATAGACAGAGCCTCATCGGCCTGACGGTTTTTAAGGGCGAGGGATTCAATCAAGGCGGCGGCGTCGCGTTGCGGGGCGCTGAGAAAGGCGCGGGCCTGGGCGATAACAGCCGCGCTCAAGCCCAGACGCTCAGCGATGGCGATGGCGTTGCTGGCGCCGGGCGCGCCCATCAGCAGGCGATAGGTCGGGCGCAGACGCTCGGCGTCAAATTCCACGCTGGCGTTGACATACCCGTCTCGTTCCCGGGCTTCGACCTTGAGTTCGCCCAGATGGGTCGTCACCGCCGTCAGCGCCCCGGCCTGATGCAGGGCTTCGAGAATGGCGCGGGCCAACGCCGCGCCTTCAGCGGGATCAGTTCCGGCGACAATCTCGTCGATGAGCGCCAGAGCGCCGCACAAGCCATTGGGCCGGGCGGCGGCCGTCTCCAGAAAGCGCGACAGATAGCCCACATGCGCAGAAAACGTCGAGAGATTCTGCGACAGGCTTTGTTGATCGCCAATATCAGCCAGAATCGGGTCGAGCAGCGACATCTGAGAGTCTGCCCCCGCCGGAATAGGCAGTCCGGCCCGCAACATCAGCGAGAGCAGACCCAGCAGTTTGAGAAAAACGGTTTTACCGCCGGTATTAGGCCCGGTAATCACCAGCGTGCGCTCGCCGTCCTGTCCCAACGACGCGTCATTTGCGATAATCAGCGCGGGATCCGGGGCTTGCAGCAACAATAACGGGTGACGCGCGCGTTTGAGAAGAATCATCGGCGGGCCATCGCTGATCAGATGCGGGGCCTCGGCCTGCAACGCCCGCGCCAGACGGGCGGCGGCCAGACGGCGATCGAGCTCGCCCAACAGGTCCAGCCAGTCATCGAGCGCCGCGCGCGCTTCTGCGATTTGCGCAGTGAGCGCGCGGTAGATGCGCGCGATTTCTTCGAGAATGCCTTCTTGTATCTCGCGCAGGGCGTTATTAAGTTCGACCACGGCATGAGGCTCGATGTACAGCGTCGCCCCGCTGGCCGACGCCCCGTGAATCACGCCGGGAAGCGCCGACTTGAAGGAGGCCTGGACCAACAGCGCCGCGCGACCGTCTCGCTCGGTGATCAGGCGCTCTTGCAGCGCGCCGGCCGTGTTCGGATCGCTGAGAAAGCGCTGCAAGCGCTCGTGAATCCGCTCGCGCTGGCGACGTTCTTCGTGCCGCAGGCGGGCCAGTTCAGGGCTGGCGCTGTCGAGCGCGTCGCCTTGCGCATCGATGGCCTGAGATAGGCTGTCAAGCAGGGGTTGCGGAAATTCTATCGACAGCAGGCGGCGCGAAAAGGACGTTTCTTCGAGATTTTTCTCGCGCGCGTCCTCCTGAAAAGCTTTGCGAAAAGCCTTTTGAAAATGGCCCGTCAGCGCGCGGCTCAGGCGCAGGGTCTGCAAAATCTGGCCCAATTCGCGCGCGCCAAGACTGGCCCCGGGAAGCGCGCGGGCCACCGCCGGGCGAATATCGCTGAGCGCTTCGCTGGCAACGGGGGCTTCGCCTGCGCGCTCAATGCATTGTCGCAGCAGCATGACGTCGCGCAGGTGCGCAGCGACCGCCTCCTGATCGGGCAAAAAGGCGACTTCCCGCCAGGAATCGCGCCCATAGGGCGTCCAGCAGTCGGCTTGCAGGCGCGCATCGAGGGCAGGCCACTCCAACATGGCAAGGACGTCTAGCGCAGGCTGGGTAAACAGGCGTGACATGCGCGCTGAACCTCCTCTTGAGACGGCGTCGTCACCAGGGCGCGCGGCGTGACGCGCGGCGCCCATTTTTCCAGATGGGTCATCGGCGTATAGAGACCCACCACCGGTTTTTGAAGCGCCGCGCCCAGATGCAGCGCGCCGGAATCCACGCCGATGACGCCTTCCACACGCTCGATAAGGGCAAGAGTCTGCGCCAGCGTGGTTTGTCCACACCAGTTGCTCAGGCGCGCGCGGGCCGATGGCGCCAAAGCCTCGCGCAGGCGCTCGTAACGCGGGGCGTCGAGAGCCGATCCGCAGGCGTGCAGGCGATAACCGCATGTCTCGATTAACCAGCGCGCGACGTCCTGCGTGAGCGTCAGCGGCCATTCTTTCTGGGCGTTGGAAGAAGTGAGGTGAATCAGCGCATGAGGTCCGTCTTCTGCGCCCTCGCTCGCCCATCGCGCAGCGATAGCCCGGCGGGCGTCGTCTTCAACAAAGGCTTCCAGTCGACCGTCATCGACAGACAAGCCGGCGGCTTGCAGCGCGTCCAGAAAGCAATCCGCCTCATGGCGATCGCGTCGGTACGGCACAGCGCGGGTCAGCAGCCAGCGCCGGGCCTCGGTGTCAAAGCCGATACGCGTCGGAATTCCCGCCAAGGCCGCCAGCAGCGCCGAAGAAAACGATCGTTTCAGGACAAAGGCGACATCGTAGCGACGGGACTTTAACAGGCGCACGTAATGCCAGAACGACTGCGGCGGACGATTGTCGGGGGATTCATAGGCGCGCTGACGGCTTGTGTCGTACAGCAGGCGTTCATCGAGATAGGGGCAGGCGGACAGCGCCTCTGCAGAACCCGGCGCCAGCAACGCGTCGATGCGCGCCTGGGGGCACTGGCGCCGTAAGTTGCGCAAGAAGGGAACGGTTAAAATCGTGTCGCCAATAAAGCGATAGCGCATCACCAGAATGCGCAGCGGGGCGTCAAGAGCAAAATCGGGAGGGGACACGCAAGCGAACCGTTAGAGGGGCAGATTCAAAGAAAAATCCAGCGGCGGCACGATCGCGCGGAGACGGACGACCGCCGTTCGCGCGGCCAGCGGCC
Coding sequences:
- a CDS encoding Smr/MutS family protein gives rise to the protein MSRLFTQPALDVLAMLEWPALDARLQADCWTPYGRDSWREVAFLPDQEAVAAHLRDVMLLRQCIERAGEAPVASEALSDIRPAVARALPGASLGARELGQILQTLRLSRALTGHFQKAFRKAFQEDAREKNLEETSFSRRLLSIEFPQPLLDSLSQAIDAQGDALDSASPELARLRHEERRQRERIHERLQRFLSDPNTAGALQERLITERDGRAALLVQASFKSALPGVIHGASASGATLYIEPHAVVELNNALREIQEGILEEIARIYRALTAQIAEARAALDDWLDLLGELDRRLAAARLARALQAEAPHLISDGPPMILLKRARHPLLLLQAPDPALIIANDASLGQDGERTLVITGPNTGGKTVFLKLLGLLSLMLRAGLPIPAGADSQMSLLDPILADIGDQQSLSQNLSTFSAHVGYLSRFLETAAARPNGLCGALALIDEIVAGTDPAEGAALARAILEALHQAGALTAVTTHLGELKVEARERDGYVNASVEFDAERLRPTYRLLMGAPGASNAIAIAERLGLSAAVIAQARAFLSAPQRDAAALIESLALKNRQADEALSIAIVAREDAQAAFTQADALRRQARDEKRQTLQTYKTGLQHRLRALEAELKDVQRQLRADPDAAARALKQADAAARDLFDEAREALDQESADAPLPAFSTGDRVKSLQWGLEGEILSFKPDGSAILQAGQLTITAPLSDLTPLHAATPRPRKKSPSRLARKSAPPESQSPSKSSPEAPQADTPAATLSLHVLGLRVEAALEAVIAFLDEAMLSGEGAVRIIHGHGSGALKKAIRAYLRQSPYVARYAPGAPAEGGDGQTVVILANR
- a CDS encoding glycosyltransferase family 9 protein, with the protein product MSPPDFALDAPLRILVMRYRFIGDTILTVPFLRNLRRQCPQARIDALLAPGSAEALSACPYLDERLLYDTSRQRAYESPDNRPPQSFWHYVRLLKSRRYDVAFVLKRSFSSALLAALAGIPTRIGFDTEARRWLLTRAVPYRRDRHEADCFLDALQAAGLSVDDGRLEAFVEDDARRAIAARWASEGAEDGPHALIHLTSSNAQKEWPLTLTQDVARWLIETCGYRLHACGSALDAPRYERLREALAPSARARLSNWCGQTTLAQTLALIERVEGVIGVDSGALHLGAALQKPVVGLYTPMTHLEKWAPRVTPRALVTTPSQEEVQRACHACLPSLR